From the genome of Ziziphus jujuba cultivar Dongzao chromosome 6, ASM3175591v1, one region includes:
- the LOC107433562 gene encoding copper chaperone for superoxide dismutase, chloroplastic/cytosolic: MAFLRSVTTTTTAIAAVSALPAAFALSSSSSSSSSSSSSQSNQFPKSHKFPFLSSIPTLLPNRLGLVRSLTHPPSALHMDGHTSEQKPSSQNGAVALPELLTEYMVDMTCEGCVNAVKNKLQTVNGVKNVEVDLSNQVVRILGSTPVKTMTEALEQTGRKARLIGQGTPEDFIISAAVAEFKGPEIFGVVRMAQVNMELARIEASFSGLSPGKHGWTINEFGDLTKGAASTGKVFNPTKDSKNEPLGDLGTLYASENGEAFFSGVKPNLRVADLIGRAIVVYGTEDKSDSGITAAVIARSAGVGENYKKICTCDGTTIWESSNKDFVTSKV, encoded by the exons ATGGCATTTCTCAGGTCAGTTACCACAACAACAACCGCCATTGCAGCAGTCTCTGCTTTACCTGCAGCTTTTGCCCTTTCTtcgtcatcttcttcttcttcttcttcttcttcttcccaatcTAATCAATTTCCAAAATCGCATAAATTCCCTTTCCTCTCCTCCATACCAACTCTCCTCCCAAATCGCTTGGGCCTCGTTAGAAGCCTCACCCACCCACCCTCAGCTCTCCATATGGACGGACACACATCAGAACAAAAGCCATCATCCCAG AATGGTGCTGTTGCCTTGCCAGAACTACTG ACTGAATACATGGTGGATATGACGTGTGAGGGTTGTGTTAATGCTGTCAAGAATAAGTTGCAGACAGTAAATG GGGTTAAAAATGTTGAGGTGGACCTGAGCAATCAAGTAGTAAGGATTCTTGGGTCAACGCCCGTGAAGACCATGACCGAAGCCTTGGAGCAGACAGGTCGAAAAGCCCGATTAATTGGGCAGGGGACCCCTGAAG ATTTCATCATTTCTGCTGCTGTGGCTGAATTTAAGGGTCCAGAAATTTTTGGTGTGGTTAGGATGGCTCAGGTGAATATGGAATTGGCTAGGATTGAGGCCAGCTTTAGTGGATTGTCACCTGGAAAGCATGGTTGGACTATCAACGAATTTGGTGATCTGACAAAAGGTGCTGCTAGCACTGGGAAAGTGTTTAATCCAACCAAAGATTCCAAAAATGAG CCACTTGGTGACCTGGGAACATTATATGCTAGTGAGAATGGGGAGGCCTTCTTCTCCGGTGTCAAACCAAATTTGAGGGTTGCTGATCTCATTGGACGGGCTATAGTGGTATATGGAACTGAAGATAAATCAGATTCTGGTATCACAGCTGCTGTAATTGCTAGAAGTGCGGGGGTTGGCGAAAACTACAAAAAGATTTGCACATGCGATGGGACCACAATTTGGGAATCCAGTAACAAAGATTTTGTTACCAGCAAGGTCTAA
- the LOC107433557 gene encoding subtilisin-like protease 3 has protein sequence MEKTKCRVLEIVVFIGLVLNIFNFTPAEAELLKLVSPVNQNEKQSSSQTYIVHTKKPGSGVSLQSHEDLKSWYETFLPATTASSNQKPQIIHAYRNVATGFAARLTADQAKAMEKKEGVLSAQPDTILPLHTTHSPSFLGLNRGLGFWKDSSYGKGVIIGVLDTGLWPDHPSFSDEGVPPPPAKWKGKCEFNGTVCNNKLIGARNFQGSGRSGSAAGPPFDEEGHGTHTASTAAGNFVNGANVFGNANGTAVGMAPYAHLAIYKVCSEAGCSGADILAAMDAAVEDGVDVLSLSLGGGSAPFYVDPIALGAFGATQKGIFVSCSAGNSGPENETLSNEAPWILTVGASTIDRTIKATAKLGNEAEYDGESLFQPKDFEPTLLPLVYAGALGNESSAFCEEGSLTSSDVKGKIVVCERGGGAGRIAKGEAVKNASGAAMILINEEPDGFSTLADPHVLPATHVSYEAGLKIKAYINSTQNPTATIIFKGTVIGDPSAPAVTSFSSRGPSFESPGILKPDIIGPGVSILAAWPLSVDNSTNTKATFNIISGTSMSCPHLSGIAALLKSSHPDWSPAAIKSAILTTANLVNLGGKPIVDQTNNAADIFSIGAGHVNPLKANDPGLIYDLKPEDYIPYLCGLNYTDREIAVITQQIVKCSEVGSISETQLNYPSFSVLLGSESQSFTRTVTNVGPANSTYTLVLDVPRKTGMSVNPTQLSFTEENKTATYWVEIIPEDGAGKDGNAFAEGSLTWVSGDYSVRSPISVIFV, from the coding sequence ATGGAGAAAACGAAATGCAGAGTGCTGGAGATTGTTGTTTTCATTGGATTGGTTCtcaatattttcaatttcacaCCAGCTGAAGCTGAACTACTGAAACTGGTTAGCCCAGTGAACCAGAATGAGAAGCAAAGCAGCTCGCAAACTTATATTGTTCATACCAAGAAGCCAGGGTCTGGTGTTTCTTTGCAGTCTCATGAAGATTTAAAGAGTTGGTATGAAACTTTTTTGCCTGCTACCACGGCCAGCTCAAACCAGAAGCCTCAAATTATCCACGCATATCGGAATGTGGCCACCGGGTTTGCAGCGAGATTAACAGCTGACCAAGCGAAAGCCATGGAAAAGAAGGAAGGTGTTTTGTCTGCTCAACCTGATACGATATTGCCTTTGCATACTACTCACAGTCCTAGTTTCTTGGGGTTGAACAGAGGATTGGGATTCTGGAAAGATTCAAGTTACGGAAAAGGTGTGATTATTGGTGTATTGGACACGGGGCTTTGGCCTGATCATCCTTCGTTTAGCGATGAAGGTGTTCCTCCTCCACCGGCTAAATGGAAAGGAAAATGCGAGTTCAATGGTACGGTTTGCAATAATAAGCTGATCGGAGCAAGAAACTTTCAAGGTTCTGGCAGAAGTGGCAGCGCAGCTGGGCCGCCATTCGATGAGGAAGGTCATGGAACTCACACAGCCAGCACAGCTGCTGGAAATTTTGTAAATGGAGCCAATGTATTTGGAAATGCCAATGGCACAGCCGTCGGAATGGCTCCGTATGCACATTTGGCCATTTACAAAGTCTGTTCCGAGGCAGGTTGTTCTGGAGCCGACATATTGGCCGCAATGGACGCCGCGGTTGAGGATGGTGTGGATGTTCTCTCCCTCTCGTTGGGCGGTGGCTCTGCTCCTTTCTATGTAGATCCAATTGCATTGGGTGCATTTGGCGCAACCCAGAAGGGAATTTTCGTCAGCTGTTCAGCTGGAAATTCAGGTCCTGAAAATGAAACTTTATCAAACGAAGCCCCTTGGATTCTCACAGTCGGAGCAAGCACCATTGATAGAACAATCAAAGCCACAGCTAAACTCGGAAATGAAGCTGAATACGACGGTGAATCCCTATTCCAGCCTAAAGATTTCGAACCCACATTGTTACCTCTTGTCTACGCCGGTGCACTTGGAAATGAATCCTCTGCTTTCTGCGAAGAAGGATCGTTGACGAGCTCCGATGTCAAAGGAAAAATTGTGGTGTGCGAAAGAGGAGGAGGGGCAGGAAGAATTGCAAAAGGAGAAGCAGTGAAAAATGCCAGCGGTGCCGCAATGATTCTCATAAACGAAGAGCCAGACGGTTTTAGTACTTTAGCCGATCCTCATGTTCTTCCAGCAACTCATGTGAGTTATGAAGCCGGATTGAAAATCAAAGCCTATATAAATTCAACCCAAAATCCAACAGCAACAATCATATTCAAAGGAACCGTAATAGGAGACCCATCTGCTCCCGCAGTCACTTCCTTCTCATCAAGAGGTCCAAGCTTCGAAAGCCCAGGAATTCTAAAACCAGACATTATTGGTCCAGGCGTCAGTATCCTAGCAGCATGGCCTCTTTCAGTAGACAATTCAACAAACACAAAAGCTACATTCAACATTATCTCAGGAACCTCCATGTCTTGCCCTCATCTCAGCGGCATTGCAGCTCTGCTCAAGAGCTCGCACCCGGACTGGTCGCCGGCAGCCATAAAATCCGCCATCTTAACCACCGCCAATTTAGTAAACCTCGGAGGCAAGCCCATTGTTGATCAAACAAACAACGCAGCGGATATCTTTTCCATTGGAGCAGGACATGTGAACCCATTGAAAGCAAACGATCCCGGATTGATTTACGATCTCAAGCCGGAAGATTACATTCCTTATCTCTGTGGATTGAACTACACAGACAGAGAAATTGCGGTCATAACACAACAGATTGTGAAGTGCTCTGAAGTGGGAAGCATATCGGAAACACAGCTGAATTATCCATCGTTTTCTGTGCTTTTGGGATCCGAAAGTCAGAGCTTTACGAGGACGGTGACGAATGTTGGTCCGGCTAATTCGACTTACACGTTGGTGCTCGATGTGCCGAGAAAAACGGGGATGAGTGTGAATCCTACACAGTTGTCGTTCACGGAGGAAAACAAAACGGCAACGTATTGGGTTGAAATTATACCAGAAGATGGAGCGGGAAAGGATGGTAATGCATTTGCTGAGGGATCTTTGACTTGGGTTTCCGGTG
- the LOC107433563 gene encoding nudix hydrolase 14, chloroplastic isoform X2 translates to MAYLLQASIRLPLHSLCKRSILSNPLISFRIPTAALPLKMSTNSTQLTHSITLPSQLGHPVQIVAAPCVSDSEFRNAMDSSLFKSWLKNMQSETGILAGGALYLDRVLIQGVDMFGKRIGFLKFTADIYDKAMGKKVPGIVFARGPAVAVLILLNSEGETYAVLTEQVRVPVGRLILELPAGMLDDDKGAFVGTAVREVEEEIGMHLNLEDMTDLTAFLDPTTGCRVFPSPVWRWRHSKLGKEGRM, encoded by the exons ATGGCGTATCTTCTTCAAGCTTCCATACGTCTGCCTCTGCACTCTCTTTGCAAAAGATCTATTCTTTCGAATCCCCTCATTTCGTTTCGCATTCCAACCGCAGCACTACCTCTCAAAATGTCTACCAACTCGACACAACTCACCCACTCTATTACCCTCCCGAGTCAACTCGGCCACCCCGTCCAAATCGTTGCTGCCCCTTGCGTCTCCGACTCTGAATTCAG GAATGCGATGGATTCGTCCTTGTTCAAGTCCTGGTTAAAGAACATGCAAAGTGAAACTGGGATTTTAGCTGGTGGTGCCTTGTATCTTGATCGAGTACTTATTCAG GGAGTGGATATGTTTGGAAAACGCATTGGCTTTCTCAAATTCACTGCAGACATCTATGATAAAGCTATGGGGAAAAAG GTTCCAGGTATTGTATTTGCACGAGGACCAGCTGTAGCTGTTCTGATCCTTTTGAACTCTGAAGGTGAGACTTACGCCGTTCTCACCGAACAG GTTAGGGTCCCTGTTGGTAGACTCATTTTGGAATTGCCGGCTGGAATGTTGGATGATGACAAGGGTGCTTTTGTTGGCACTGCAGTTCGTGAG GTTGAAGAGGAGATCGGTATGCATTTAAATCTAGAAGACATGACAGATCTCACAGCCTTCCTGGACCCAACAACTGGATGTAGAGTTTTTCCTTCTCCC GTTTGGCGGTGGAGACACTCCAAGTTGGGAAAAGAAG GGAGGATGTGA
- the LOC107433563 gene encoding nudix hydrolase 14, chloroplastic isoform X1: MAYLLQASIRLPLHSLCKRSILSNPLISFRIPTAALPLKMSTNSTQLTHSITLPSQLGHPVQIVAAPCVSDSEFRNAMDSSLFKSWLKNMQSETGILAGGALYLDRVLIQGVDMFGKRIGFLKFTADIYDKAMGKKVPGIVFARGPAVAVLILLNSEGETYAVLTEQVRVPVGRLILELPAGMLDDDKGAFVGTAVREVEEEIGMHLNLEDMTDLTAFLDPTTGCRVFPSPGGCDEEISLFLYRGHVEKEIIMQLRGKETGLREHGELIKVHVVPYEKLWRITADAKVLTAIALYEMAKREGLLPPLKANT; encoded by the exons ATGGCGTATCTTCTTCAAGCTTCCATACGTCTGCCTCTGCACTCTCTTTGCAAAAGATCTATTCTTTCGAATCCCCTCATTTCGTTTCGCATTCCAACCGCAGCACTACCTCTCAAAATGTCTACCAACTCGACACAACTCACCCACTCTATTACCCTCCCGAGTCAACTCGGCCACCCCGTCCAAATCGTTGCTGCCCCTTGCGTCTCCGACTCTGAATTCAG GAATGCGATGGATTCGTCCTTGTTCAAGTCCTGGTTAAAGAACATGCAAAGTGAAACTGGGATTTTAGCTGGTGGTGCCTTGTATCTTGATCGAGTACTTATTCAG GGAGTGGATATGTTTGGAAAACGCATTGGCTTTCTCAAATTCACTGCAGACATCTATGATAAAGCTATGGGGAAAAAG GTTCCAGGTATTGTATTTGCACGAGGACCAGCTGTAGCTGTTCTGATCCTTTTGAACTCTGAAGGTGAGACTTACGCCGTTCTCACCGAACAG GTTAGGGTCCCTGTTGGTAGACTCATTTTGGAATTGCCGGCTGGAATGTTGGATGATGACAAGGGTGCTTTTGTTGGCACTGCAGTTCGTGAG GTTGAAGAGGAGATCGGTATGCATTTAAATCTAGAAGACATGACAGATCTCACAGCCTTCCTGGACCCAACAACTGGATGTAGAGTTTTTCCTTCTCCC GGAGGATGTGATGAAGAAATAAGCCTCTTTCTATACAGGGGAcatgttgaaaaagaaattataatgcAGCTGCGAGGCAAAGAAACCGGTCTACGCGAACATGGTGAGCTGATCAAGGTTCATGTGGTTCCCTATGAAAAACTCTGGCGGATAACAGCCGATGCAAAGGTCTTGACAGCAATTGCTCTCTATGAAATGGCCAAGAGGGAAGGGCTATTGCCTCCTTTGAAAGCGAATACTTAA